GGACTATCTGTATCGTAGGGGAGTACCTGAACTTGTAGAGGAGTAGCTGAACTTGTAGGGGAGTACCTGAACTTTTAGGGTACTATATGTATTGTAGGGGAGTAATCTGAACTTGTAGGGGACTATATGTATTGTAGGGGAGTAACCTGAACTTGTAGGGGACTATTTGTATTGTAGAGGAGTACCTGAACTTGTAGGGGACTATCTGTCTTGTAGGAGGAGTACCTGAACTTGTAGGGGACTATCTGTATTGTAGGGGAGTAATCTGAACTTGTAGGGGACTATCTGTCTTGTAGGGGGAGTATGAACTTGTAGGGGACTACCAGAACTTGTAGGGGACTATCTGTCTTGTAGGAGGAGTACCTGAACTTGTAGGGGACTATCTGTATTGTAGGGGAGTAATCTGAACTTGTAGGGGACTATCTGTCTTGTAGGGGGAGTATGAACTTGTAGGGGACTACCAGAACTTGTAGGGGACTACCTGAACTTGTAGGGGACTATCTGTCTTGTAGAGGAGTACCTGAACTTGTAGGGGACTATATGTATTGTAGGGGAGTACCTGAACTTGTAGGGGACTGTCTGTCTTGTAGGGGGAGTACCTGAACTTGTAGGGGTCTATCTGTCTTGTAGAGGAGTACCTGAACTTGTAGGGGTCTACCTGAACTTATAGGGGTCTATCTGAACTTCTAGGGACTACCCGTACTCGTAGGGAACGGGGACCATTAGGGCCCCACCCGTTACCTGACGGACCACAGAAACTAACGCCGTTCTCGTTTCCCGTTGCAGACAGCGCCTAAGCCAAAGCAAGcatgcacaacaacaacaatcgcCGCAGAAAGAAGCGGCCCAGCTACGGGGTGCGGACGGTGGAGATCACCAAGGGCAAGAACGGCTTCGGCTTCACCATCAGCGGCCAGGCGCCCTGCATCCTCTCCTGCATCGTGCCCGGCTCCCCGGCCGAGCGGGCCGGCCTCCGGCCGGGCGACTACCTGATCGCCGTCAACGGCCAGAACGTGAGCAAGGCGCCCCACGACGACGTGGCCCGGCTCATCGGCCTGTCCAAGCTGCTGAAGCTGCAGATCGCCGAGAACTACTACTCGGACAGCTCGGACGACGAGTTCGTGACCGTCAGCCGCCCCAAGCCCAAGTACCCGAACCGCCTGCGCCACAAGAACCAGCAGACGCGGGCCGAGAAGGTCGTGCGGGACCTGCAGAGCGGGGCCATCTTCAGCGAGCACACGGCCATCCACCTCGTCGAGGCCGCCCTCCTCTCCGACCGGGACGCCTGGCCGGAGTCGTCGTCGTCCGCCTTCCCCCCGAAGGGCCTGGCGGGAGTGACGTCCTCCGTGTCTCCCGTGCCCGACGGAGGCGGGGATGCAGGGGTGGGGGTGGTTCCCGCCATCGCCCCCTCGTCCTCCACGTCCCCGACCAGGCTCAGGCCCGACCAGATCCACCTGGTGATGGCCGAGGCCCGGCAGGCCACCAGGACGCCCCGGCCCATCAAGGAACCCCAGCAGCAACAGccgcagcaacagcaacagcagcagcagcagcagcagccgatACCCAGGTCGCGACACGTCCTGAAGAAGAAGGACAAGTCGCCCAAGGGGAAGCAGTTGCTGCAACGAAACTCCCCCCACGGCGGCTTGTCTCCCGAGACcatacagcagcagcagcagcagcagcaacagcaacagcaactccCTCCCCAGCAGGAGATGCAGCCACAGCAGCAGCCGCAACCCCAAAGACAGCAGAGCCccgtgcagcagcagcagcagcaacagcagaaggGCATGTGGGGCGGCAACAGCAGCAGCTCGGGAcctgaaggagggggagggggcggccaCCAccacaagaacaacaacaacagcaacagcaacagcctCCTGACGGAGCAGGAGATCAACAAACTCCTCTACCCGACGCTCGCCGAACTCCACCAGCAGCAGGCCGCCCCGCCCAACGACTTCGGCGAGGCCCTCTACCGGGCCGTGGTGGGGTACCTGGGAACCATCGAGATGCCCAAGGAGCCGCAGGGCGGCTCGCGCCTCACGGCCATCGGGAACTGCATCCGGCGCCTGCGGATCGAGAAGAAGGTTCACACGCTGGTCCTCATGTCGGTGTTCCAGGAGCGCGTCGTCCTGACGAGCCCCCACGGGCTGACTCTGGCGCAGTACCCCGCGGAGCGGATCGCCGCCTGCGGGGTGTACGCGGACGACAAGAAGTTCTTCGGGCTGGTCACCGTCCACGGGGCGTCCGGGGACGAACTGAGCGACGGCAGCCAGGACGGAGGGGGAAGGAGCGAGTCGGCGTCCTGCCACGTCTTCATGGTGGACCCCAGGATGGTCCAGCACGCCGACCACGCCCGCAGGGCCAAGAGCTTCCGCCTGGAGTGCACGCTCCTCCACCAGGAGGCCCACCCgcacccccatccccacccccacccccactgcCAGGAGTTCCCGGACTCCGTGGAGCCGATCGTCCTCGTCATCATGAGCCTGTACCGCCACCGGGTGGGGTTCCACCTGGACACTGGGGCCCCCGGGCTCATCAACGTGGAGGCCCAGCAGATGTCTCCGCAGCACTCGAAcacctcctccaactcctccaactcGGACTCGGGAATCGGCTTCCGAGACGACGGGGGCCACCACTACCACCACAACGACCGGGGGTTCGTCGTCGAGGTCGACGAGAGCCACCGCATGCGCATCCAGAACTTCCCCCTGGTGGGGAACCTCCGGGGCGGCAACTTGAACGAGGAGTCGAGGCCCAACATCGAGAGCCACCACCGGATCCCCCTGGACCCCCACCGGGGGCTGGACAACCACAGGGTCAACCTGGAGAACGCCAGGGCGAGCCGGCTGCTGGAGAACGCCCGCGCCAACATGGAGAACCTCAGGGCCAACCTGGACAACCACCACGGGCTGAGCAACAGCACCGACAACTACCGGGTGAGCATCGAGAACCACCGCCTCCACCTCGACAACGGCCTGACGAACGGCTACGCCAACAACGTCGTCAGCCTGAGCGAGATCTTCAGCGGCTCCTCCTCGAGCGCGAACCTGCGGGCCATCGTGAGCGAGGCCAACGGCCAGAAACTCTTCGACAAGCTGGACAACGTCCGGGCCAACGTGAACGACCACTTGCGGGTCAGTGTGACGGACAAAGTGCTCGGGAATATCGGGAACACCATCGGGAACATCGATAACCTCCGGGTGAGCGTCAGCGACGCCAAGTGCCTCAGCGACCTGCGGGCGAGCCTCGCCGAGAGCCGCGTGAGTTTAGTGGACGGGAGGACGAGCATAACGGACGACCTGCGCGCGGCCCTCGAGGACGAGATCAGGAACCACGTGGACGGGAGGACGAGCATCACCGACGACATGCGGACGGCCCGGGACCGAGGGGGCGTGAGCAAGACCCCCGTGGTGATGGGAGGGGAGTGCGGGACCCCGGAAACGGGGCGGCTGACCGTCCGAGCGATGCCCGACCCCGTGGGCTTCGAGAGGTCCCCCGGGTGCTCCATGCCCAGCGATTCCCCCGTGCACGTGGCCTCCATGAGGCATTCCATGCACAAGTACCTCCAGCACAAGCAGGAGCACCTGGTGAAGGTGTCCCAGAAGATCAACAGGCGGGAGTCGGACACCGGGGGGATCCACCCCCTGAGCGTGCGCGCCTTCTCGCCCTCCACGACCAAGGccgcccctccccccaccacccccaccaTCTGCTCGGCCTCCCTCCTCCAGGACAAGCTGGACCTCGAGCTGTCCCTCAAACTCTCGCCGAAGGTCTTCGGGATGCCCCAGCTCCCGCTGGGGGCGTCCCTCTCCCCTCTCCGCCCGAGGGCCCCCTCCGAGCGCTCCTTCACCAGGTCTCTGGAGGACCTGCGAGACTCCTCCACCAGCGACGGGGTCACGGGGCCCCTCGGGGGCGGCGGGGGGGGCGGCGGCGGCTGCGGGAGCAGCTTCCGGGACGGCTCGGAGAGCGACCACGGGCTGGACCGCCTCAGGCACGTCCCGCTGACGCCCTTGGCCCGGCTCCTCCACGCGTCCGAAAACAACCTGACCCAGTACGGCCACATCTACCCCGGGGAACACCACCTGGGGGCCTTCCGAGCCGTCCCTCCCAGGGCCCTCCGCGACCCGCCAAATCCGCTGGGCGTCGGGGTCGTTCCCCGAATGGGGGGCCTCGTGGGGGTCAGCGTGCCCCTGGATTCGGGGGACGAGAACACGGAGACGACGGAGAACACTGGCGAGCAGGAGGGGAGTCAGGACGTTCACCCTCCCACGCAGGATGAGTTTTCGCACGACTCCGACTCCGAACAGGTCAGTGGTTTTGCCCGAAGGCGGagatttatcttatttcttttacagGTTACTCTTGACTGTCGTAGGATTAAAGGATTCTATTCTCTGTTTCAGATTGTGGTAGGATTAAggtattttattctctttcagaTTGTCGTAGGATTAAGGgattttattctctttcagaTTGTCGTAGGATTAAggtattttattctctttcagaTTATCGTAGGATTaagtattttattctttcagattGTTGTAGGATTAAGgtattttattctttcagattGTCGTAGGATTAAGGTATTTTATTCTCAGATTGTCGTAGGATTAAGGTATTTTATGATTGTCGTAAGATTAAGGTATTTTATTCTCTCAGATTGTCATGGGATTAACAAATTGTATTCATCTCTAATTGTGGCAGGATTGATGGATTGTATTTGTGTGATTGTCGGAGGATTAACAGACTGTATTCTCTTTCAGATTGTTGTAGGATTAGGGTATTTTATTCTCTGCTTCAGATTGTCATGGGATTAACAAATTGTATTCATCTCTAATTTTGGCAGGATTGTGCATTTGTCTGATTGTAGTAGGATTAACTGATTGTATTCTCTGTTTCAGACTGTCATAGGATTAAGGGATATTGTTCTCTGTTTCAGATTTCCATGGGATTAATGGATTGTATTATGATTGTGTTAGGATTAACAGATCATATTTGATTGTGTAGGGTTAATAGACTGTATTATATCCCTGATTGTGGTAGGATTAACAAACTATTTGTCTGATTGTGTAGGATTAATAGattttattatgtgtattatgtCCCTGATTGTGGGAGGATTAATAGATTGTtctatttctgttgttttctacGATCGTGTAGGGTTAATGAATCATAATGGTTTCTGATTGATTAGGATTAATGACTAGTATTTGCCCTTGACTGCAGTCAAGAATTTTAATGTTCGATGGTCACGCCCCCTCAAAATATCCTCTGCGGTCCTTTCCAGTCCCCGCGGAAGGCCGTAAGTCCCCGCGGAAGCCGTTGGTTTCGCTAAAACGGGGACATATTCACCAGTGGTGTATCCCTCCCGCGGTTCCTTTCATAGGGCTCCCTAATTCTTTCATTGCATTTTAGCGTGTCCCTAAGGCACCTCTTCGAAGACCTGTTCCCCTATCACAAAAGGGCTCTCATTGCCCCTCTATCTCTCTTTGCTCTTGCAATGTTTCGGGCGTCAAAAATCTCACCCCTAGGTCACCTGGCTACAGCATCTTCCAAGGTCCCCCTCTCCTGCAGTCCTTCGTTGCACAGGGCCTCAATAAACGATTTTCGTCGCTGACTCTTGCAATAACCTCCTCCTGTCTCTGGTCCAAATCTGGTAGTATGGTAGGGGGACGTCACTAGTTGAATTAGTCTCTCAGGTCCCCTTTTATGGCATGGTCAAGTAAGCGTATTCTTCCATGATTTATGCCCCCTGTGGTCCTGGAATATTCCATATGTCGCGTTCTGAGGGCCCCTTGAACCTTTTCGGCTCTTGCGTTCCCTCTCGGCTCCTCTGCTGTGCCGTTAGTTTGCGGTATTGTCTTCGTTCGGAAGGTTCTCGAAACATTTTCAACTCGGAACTTCTCCATTTTCGTCTCCTTGAAACGTTGGCCCTTTTCGTGACTTTTCCGTCTTTGCTGTGCCACTTTCTGCTGTGCTTGAAGGCTCTTTCCTTCTTGTCGTTCGACGATAtctgtatttattcttttcttctgtgttccacAATCTTTTCTGTGTTTCTCTGTCTGTAAAACCCATTCCCCAGTTCCAACCTGTATACTTCATCAGACCACCTTTTGTGTGAAGTCTTACAGTGGCTTCTACGGGCCACTTTTTGACACTATTATCCGACACTTTTTCGTGACGGCCCTTTGTTTGACATCTTTCGATTTCCAGCTGTAATCTCTCGGCTTAACCTCGTGTCTACGTACCCTACCCTTTGCATAAGCACAAATTACCTCATTTACTTGTGACCAGTAAATTTCTGAGCGAAGCATTCTCAAGCTTCTGATCCCAGGTTAGACAGAGTTTGCGACTGTGGGACGCGTTTGTTGGTCAGTCCGTATTTGGAGAAGTTGCAGCGAGTGGGATTCACTTTCTGGTTTTTCGTCTCGGATTACGATTTCATTTTGGGGTGACTTTTAGGCAGGAGTCGGTTATCAGGCGTCGTGTTCGTCTGTCATTGTGACTTGGACGATAAGTCGTTATATTGGGCGGTATGGTGGGCAATACCATTCCGCCCCTTTTCTCGGACCTCAGGGGCAATCCAGCCATCTTTCCCGTGAATTGCGCTGTGACATTTTAAGTCAGCAGTGTTGTTCCCTTCTTTGGTGATTCCCTGTTCAGTTAAAAGATCTTCGATTCCTGTCCCACGCACGAATCTAAAGTGCGAGTAGAGGATACGAACGACGTCCTCTCCAGAAATTTTCGTGTATCGCTCTAGATTCGTCATAGCGAACGTATGTTTGTTCCCCACAATCTCTGGTGTGCCCTTGTGTCATCGTCTTTGTCTTACCAAGGGGCCAATCGTTGTTCTCTACCCCTGTTGTTCTTCCGTGGCCCTTTGTTCTCGAGCCGTAGGTCCTGGACAGTGGTGCTGGGAAGTCGTAAGAGGGCCCTATGTCCTTCCGCTGTTTTGGCCAAAGTTGCACCCCCATAGATGCCCCATGGTACGCCTCGTTGTTTTTCTTGCACCCGTAGGTCATAGGAATTCTGGAAGGTCATAAGGGGAcccttttttcttctgtctttctcgAGCCACAGGTCGTAGACAGGAGTTCTGGGAGGTCATAAGAGGGCCCTCTCTCTTGCTGTTTTTCTTGAGCCGCAGGTCGTAGACAGGAGTTCTGGGAGGTCATAAGAGGGCCCTCTCCCTTGCTGTCTTTCTTGAGCCGCAGGTCGTAGACAGGACTTCTGGGAGGTCACAAGAGGGCCCTCTCCCTTGCTGTCTTTCTTGAGCTGCAGGTCGTAGACAGGAGTTCTGGGAGGTCATAAGAGGGCCCTCTCCCTTGCTGTCTTTCTTGAGCCGCAGGTCGTAGACAGGACTTCTGGGAGGTCATAAGAGGGCCCTCTCCCTTGCTGTCTTTCTTGAGCCGCAGGTCGTAGACATGACTTCTGGGAGGTCATAAGAGGGCCCTATGTCCTTCTGCTGTTTGGGGCGAAAGTACATTCTCATAGATGCCCTGTAAAACTTCTCCGTGAGGGCCCTCGTCACATACATCCCCCGCAGGTATATTGTCCTTCCCGTGACTAATGTCCAGCGCTCGTTTTGCGCAGTCCTTGACCCTGTCTTGAGGCTTTCCGTGCCACTGTCTCGGCGTTGGGTGAAAGCGTAGGTTACCCTGGACCATTGACAAGCCTCTGAATTGTCGATCGAGCATTAGACTCGCAGAATCAGTTCCTGTAGGGGGGGTCACTTCGATCGTATGAATCTGTGGGCGGGCGAGGAACGGTATCTCAAGTTGCAGGGCTGCGATAGGCGACTCGTTCCTCGAGACTGGACGTCTCGACCCCATAGCTCATCCCATCGTCCCTTCTTTGAGGGGGCCAGCTTAGTACTTGGGTTGGATGTTGGGTTTGCCGAGAGTAGATTTGAATCGTGTGTCcatttttttatcgattttatgGGTCGATGGATGTTCCAAATGAAGATTTTCATTGATGAATTGTCTTGTA
The Macrobrachium rosenbergii isolate ZJJX-2024 unplaced genomic scaffold, ASM4041242v1 60, whole genome shotgun sequence genome window above contains:
- the loco gene encoding regulator of G-protein signaling loco isoform X2 — protein: MHNNNNRRRKKRPSYGVRTVEITKGKNGFGFTISGQAPCILSCIVPGSPAERAGLRPGDYLIAVNGQNVSKAPHDDVARLIGLSKLLKLQIAENYYSDSSDDEFVTVSRPKPKYPNRLRHKNQQTRAEKVVRDLQSGAIFSEHTAIHLVEAALLSDRDAWPESSSSAFPPKGLAGVTSSVSPVPDGGGDAGVGVVPAIAPSSSTSPTRLRPDQIHLVMAEARQATRTPRPIKEPQQQQPQQQQQQQQQQQPIPRSRHVLKKKDKSPKGKQLLQRNSPHGGLSPETIQQQQQQQQQQQQLPPQQEMQPQQQPQPQRQQSPVQQQQQQQQKGMWGGNSSSSGPEGGGGGGHHHKNNNNSNSNSLLTEQEINKLLYPTLAELHQQQAAPPNDFGEALYRAVVGYLGTIEMPKEPQGGSRLTAIGNCIRRLRIEKKVHTLVLMSVFQERVVLTSPHGLTLAQYPAERIAACGVYADDKKFFGLVTVHGASGDELSDGSQDGGGRSESASCHVFMVDPRMVQHADHARRAKSFRLECTLLHQEAHPHPHPHPHPHCQEFPDSVEPIVLVIMSLYRHRVGFHLDTGAPGLINVEAQQMSPQHSNTSSNSSNSDSGIGFRDDGGHHYHHNDRGFVVEVDESHRMRIQNFPLVGNLRGGNLNEESRPNIESHHRIPLDPHRGLDNHRVNLENARASRLLENARANMENLRANLDNHHGLSNSTDNYRVSIENHRLHLDNGLTNGYANNVVSLSEIFSGSSSSANLRAIVSEANGQKLFDKLDNVRANVNDHLRVSVTDKVLGNIGNTIGNIDNLRVSVSDAKCLSDLRASLAESRVSLVDGRTSITDDLRAALEDEIRNHVDGRTSITDDMRTARDRGGVSKTPVVMGGECGTPETGRLTVRAMPDPVGFERSPGCSMPSDSPVHVASMRHSMHKYLQHKQEHLVKVSQKINRRESDTGGIHPLSVRAFSPSTTKAAPPPTTPTICSASLLQDKLDLELSLKLSPKVFGMPQLPLGASLSPLRPRAPSERSFTRSLEDLRDSSTSDGVTGPLGGGGGGGGGCGSSFRDGSESDHGLDRLRHVPLTPLARLLHASENNLTQYGHIYPGEHHLGAFRAVPPRALRDPPNPLGVGVVPRMGGLVGVSVPLDSGDENTETTENTGEQEGSQDVHPPTQDEFSHDSDSEQVEGSSEKKWARSNSLRRPFHRARDNNNSHGHHHHQDPAAHSDTEIGKISAPHSLLDGERGSGGGSVTSERAIDVGRVAAWAASFEKLLEDPAGLHTFAEFLKKEYSHENIYFWTACERYKRLSSPDELQAMAKVIFERHLCIGASEPVNVDSQARQDAQDSLHNPNEFLFSQAQKQIFNLMKFDSYSRFLKSNLYQDCLASDMRGQTLPYPGDETMDPDLKIIQDDCHVALKKSKSDADERRRKSLLPWHRKDRSKSKDRGEAEYRRQKKMGHRNQSDSSSVRSDMSGSRTSLNSSSDLALGRRAVSKESLTSGELGSLSGSEGYHRCRVILPDLSNSVVAVRHGETIQELLTRLLERRGISYSTFEVYQNKTDKLIDKNDDSVILGGMEVRIERRVLFRLDLPNRKTVCIKARPNKLTSEVLKPILHKYSYKLDLMSIHKVGEEKSINLKAPITEIDGDRLVVQTKEEVKEWGIEPARQKKKRGNGNTLDEITNRVFEDLLKGKSEQNFDELGILDFDARSSRTEHSSDQSSSGVTGGFGLRNSAPTEKDLNKSRKPPNRASVHDSLGVRGMPPPDHALISKRRGMGSNTPNPNDELYEGLKRAQRSRLDDQRGTEINFELPDFLKCDDDQPEDKENQRAHLTDQLLAQLECSFSDGGVIPTHREADDYFSIAHPEVWGGIPTSGTSGPHSANATLMAPDLDLDDFDDTLVAGEDSLGKVVPMPDAPSCPALHMDPPNFSPPPPLPPKPKLGGTRGPPPRPPSRQLHPFNPPTFSSTSDDDGLHHSSDPPIHLGRQSISFV
- the loco gene encoding regulator of G-protein signaling loco isoform X1, whose product is MHNNNNRRRKKRPSYGVRTVEITKGKNGFGFTISGQAPCILSCIVPGSPAERAGLRPGDYLIAVNGQNVSKAPHDDVARLIGLSKLLKLQIAENYYSDSSDDEFVTVSRPKPKYPNRLRHKNQQTRAEKVVRDLQSGAIFSEHTAIHLVEAALLSDRDAWPESSSSAFPPKGLAGVTSSVSPVPDGGGDAGVGVVPAIAPSSSTSPTRLRPDQIHLVMAEARQATRTPRPIKEPQQQQPQQQQQQQQQQQPIPRSRHVLKKKDKSPKGKQLLQRNSPHGGLSPETIQQQQQQQQQQQQLPPQQEMQPQQQPQPQRQQSPVQQQQQQQQKGMWGGNSSSSGPEGGGGGGHHHKNNNNSNSNSLLTEQEINKLLYPTLAELHQQQAAPPNDFGEALYRAVVGYLGTIEMPKEPQGGSRLTAIGNCIRRLRIEKKVHTLVLMSVFQERVVLTSPHGLTLAQYPAERIAACGVYADDKKFFGLVTVHGASGDELSDGSQDGGGRSESASCHVFMVDPRMVQHADHARRAKSFRLECTLLHQEAHPHPHPHPHPHCQEFPDSVEPIVLVIMSLYRHRVGFHLDTGAPGLINVEAQQMSPQHSNTSSNSSNSDSGIGFRDDGGHHYHHNDRGFVVEVDESHRMRIQNFPLVGNLRGGNLNEESRPNIESHHRIPLDPHRGLDNHRVNLENARASRLLENARANMENLRANLDNHHGLSNSTDNYRVSIENHRLHLDNGLTNGYANNVVSLSEIFSGSSSSANLRAIVSEANGQKLFDKLDNVRANVNDHLRVSVTDKVLGNIGNTIGNIDNLRVSVSDAKCLSDLRASLAESRVSLVDGRTSITDDLRAALEDEIRNHVDGRTSITDDMRTARDRGGVSKTPVVMGGECGTPETGRLTVRAMPDPVGFERSPGCSMPSDSPVHVASMRHSMHKYLQHKQEHLVKVSQKINRRESDTGGIHPLSVRAFSPSTTKAAPPPTTPTICSASLLQDKLDLELSLKLSPKVFGMPQLPLGASLSPLRPRAPSERSFTRSLEDLRDSSTSDGVTGPLGGGGGGGGGCGSSFRDGSESDHGLDRLRHVPLTPLARLLHASENNLTQYGHIYPGEHHLGAFRAVPPRALRDPPNPLGVGVVPRMGGLVGVSVPLDSGDENTETTENTGEQEGSQDVHPPTQDEFSHDSDSEQVSAKWVYVHHSQGIWVEGSSEKKWARSNSLRRPFHRARDNNNSHGHHHHQDPAAHSDTEIGKISAPHSLLDGERGSGGGSVTSERAIDVGRVAAWAASFEKLLEDPAGLHTFAEFLKKEYSHENIYFWTACERYKRLSSPDELQAMAKVIFERHLCIGASEPVNVDSQARQDAQDSLHNPNEFLFSQAQKQIFNLMKFDSYSRFLKSNLYQDCLASDMRGQTLPYPGDETMDPDLKIIQDDCHVALKKSKSDADERRRKSLLPWHRKDRSKSKDRGEAEYRRQKKMGHRNQSDSSSVRSDMSGSRTSLNSSSDLALGRRAVSKESLTSGELGSLSGSEGYHRCRVILPDLSNSVVAVRHGETIQELLTRLLERRGISYSTFEVYQNKTDKLIDKNDDSVILGGMEVRIERRVLFRLDLPNRKTVCIKARPNKLTSEVLKPILHKYSYKLDLMSIHKVGEEKSINLKAPITEIDGDRLVVQTKEEVKEWGIEPARQKKKRGNGNTLDEITNRVFEDLLKGKSEQNFDELGILDFDARSSRTEHSSDQSSSGVTGGFGLRNSAPTEKDLNKSRKPPNRASVHDSLGVRGMPPPDHALISKRRGMGSNTPNPNDELYEGLKRAQRSRLDDQRGTEINFELPDFLKCDDDQPEDKENQRAHLTDQLLAQLECSFSDGGVIPTHREADDYFSIAHPEVWGGIPTSGTSGPHSANATLMAPDLDLDDFDDTLVAGEDSLGKVVPMPDAPSCPALHMDPPNFSPPPPLPPKPKLGGTRGPPPRPPSRQLHPFNPPTFSSTSDDDGLHHSSDPPIHLGRQSISFV
- the loco gene encoding regulator of G-protein signaling loco isoform X4 gives rise to the protein MHNNNNRRRKKRPSYGVRTVEITKGKNGFGFTISGQAPCILSCIVPGSPAERAGLRPGDYLIAVNGQNVSKAPHDDVARLIGLSKLLKLQIAENYYSDSSDDEFVTVSRPKPKYPNRLRHKNQQTRAEKVVRDLQSGAIFSEHTAIHLVEAALLSDRDAWPESSSSAFPPKGLAGVTSSVSPVPDGGGDAGVGVVPAIAPSSSTSPTRLRPDQIHLVMAEARQATRTPRPIKEPQQQQPQQQQQQQQQQQPIPRSRHVLKKKDKSPKGKQLLQRNSPHGGLSPETIQQQQQQQQQQQQLPPQQEMQPQQQPQPQRQQSPVQQQQQQQQKGMWGGNSSSSGPEGGGGGGHHHKNNNNSNSNSLLTEQEINKLLYPTLAELHQQQAAPPNDFGEALYRAVVGYLGTIEMPKEPQGGSRLTAIGNCIRRLRIEKKVHTLVLMSVFQERVVLTSPHGLTLAQYPAERIAACGVYADDKKFFGLVTVHGASGDELSDGSQDGGGRSESASCHVFMVDPRMVQHADHARRAKSFRLECTLLHQEAHPHPHPHPHPHCQEFPDSVEPIVLVIMSLYRHRVGFHLDTGAPGLINVEAQQMSPQHSNTSSNSSNSDSGIGFRDDGGHHYHHNDRGFVVEVDESHRMRIQNFPLVGNLRGGNLNEESRPNIESHHRIPLDPHRGLDNHRVNLENARASRLLENARANMENLRANLDNHHGLSNSTDNYRVSIENHRLHLDNGLTNGYANNVVSLSEIFSGSSSSANLRAIVSEANGQKLFDKLDNVRANVNDHLRVSVTDKVLGNIGNTIGNIDNLRVSVSDAKCLSDLRASLAESRVSLVDGRTSITDDLRAALEDEIRNHVDGRTSITDDMRTARDRGGVSKTPVVMGGECGTPETGRLTVRAMPDPVGFERSPGCSMPSDSPVHVASMRHSMHKYLQHKQEHLVKVSQKINRRESDTGGIHPLSVRAFSPSTTKAAPPPTTPTICSASLLQDKLDLELSLKLSPKVFGMPQLPLGASLSPLRPRAPSERSFTRSLEDLRDSSTSDGVTGPLGGGGGGGGGCGSSFRDGSESDHGLDRLRHVPLTPLARLLHASENNLTQYGHIYPGEHHLGAFRAVPPRALRDPPNPLGVGVVPRMGGLVGVSVPLDSGDENTETTENTGEQEGSQDVHPPTQDEFSHDSDSEQVSAKWVYVHHSQGIWVEGSSEKKWARSNSLRRPFHRARDNNNSHGHHHHQDPAAHSDTEIGKISAPHSLLDGERGSGGGSVTSERAIDVGRVAAWAASFEKLLEDPAGLHTFAEFLKKEYSHENIYFWTACERYKRLSSPDELQAMAKVIFERHLCIGASEPVNVDSQARQDAQDSLHNPNEFLFSQAQKQIFNLMKFDSYSRFLKSNLYQDCLASDMRGQTLPYPGDETMDPDLKIIQDDCHVAARAPDAVRKFQFWPYICKVKLREKCAVAGA